The proteins below come from a single Spirochaetia bacterium 38H-sp genomic window:
- a CDS encoding LL-diaminopimelate aminotransferase, whose amino-acid sequence MIKINSNYSKLKASYLFSTIAKKVSEYQKNNPDKKIIKMGIGDVTLPLPPACVAAFSSAVEEMGKADTFRGYGPEQGYEFLRKAIADNDFKARGMDIEPDEIFVSDGAKSDSANIQELFAEDVRVAIQDPVYPVYLDTNVMAGRSGEPADGRYDNITYLPCVPQNNFLPDIPAETVDLIYLCYPNNPTGAVADKTYLKKWVDYARENKSIIIFDAAYEAFITDENIPHSIYEIEGAKEVAIEIRSFSKTAGFTGTRCAYTVVPKECIIKDENKTEYSLNAMWFRRQSTKFNGVSYPVQRAAEAVYSEEGKKQVKENIAYYLENARILREALEGLGYECTGGKNSPYIWINTGKDSWEFFDMLLDKAQIVCTPGSGFGKAGEGFVRFSAFNSRENVIEAADRLKRLLG is encoded by the coding sequence ATGATCAAGATAAATTCTAATTATTCCAAGCTCAAGGCTTCTTATCTTTTTTCTACGATAGCAAAGAAAGTATCGGAATATCAGAAAAATAATCCGGATAAGAAGATAATAAAGATGGGTATAGGTGATGTTACTTTGCCTTTGCCTCCTGCTTGTGTTGCAGCTTTTTCTTCTGCAGTGGAGGAGATGGGCAAAGCCGATACTTTTAGGGGATATGGTCCAGAACAGGGATATGAGTTTTTGAGAAAGGCCATAGCAGATAATGATTTTAAGGCAAGGGGTATGGATATAGAGCCGGATGAGATTTTTGTCTCTGACGGTGCTAAGAGCGACAGTGCTAATATACAAGAGCTTTTTGCAGAGGATGTTAGGGTTGCAATACAGGACCCTGTTTATCCTGTATATCTAGATACCAATGTCATGGCTGGAAGATCAGGAGAACCGGCTGATGGCAGATATGATAATATAACATATCTTCCGTGTGTTCCCCAAAACAATTTTCTCCCGGATATTCCTGCTGAGACTGTGGACCTAATATACCTCTGCTATCCCAACAATCCTACTGGCGCTGTGGCGGATAAGACTTATCTCAAAAAATGGGTGGATTACGCAAGAGAAAACAAGTCTATTATTATTTTTGATGCTGCTTATGAGGCTTTTATAACTGACGAGAATATCCCCCACTCCATATATGAGATAGAAGGTGCAAAAGAGGTTGCAATAGAGATAAGAAGTTTTTCCAAGACAGCAGGTTTTACAGGCACAAGATGTGCTTACACAGTTGTTCCCAAGGAATGTATTATAAAAGACGAGAACAAAACAGAGTACAGTCTCAATGCCATGTGGTTTAGGAGACAGAGTACCAAGTTTAACGGAGTGTCTTACCCTGTGCAGAGGGCAGCAGAGGCTGTATACAGCGAGGAGGGTAAAAAACAGGTCAAGGAAAATATTGCATATTATCTAGAAAACGCACGTATTCTCAGAGAAGCCCTGGAGGGTCTGGGATATGAGTGTACGGGAGGTAAAAACTCTCCTTATATATGGATAAATACAGGCAAGGATTCCTGGGAGTTCTTTGACATGCTTCTTGATAAGGCACAGATTGTGTGTACTCCGGGTAGTGGATTTGGTAAGGCTGGAGAGGGTTTTGTACGGTTTAGCGCTTTTAACAGCAGAGAGAATGTTATAGAAGCTGCAGACAGATTAAAAAGGTTGCTGGGTTAG
- a CDS encoding lysophospholipid acyltransferase family protein, whose product MRSVAFLLFFIVGLFTIYVVTPLYYIFSLFSKRLASYFRCVAPTVWAKSIFMMVGAPVTVEGRENLPAHNRICFVANHESYADIPLVFIATRRSPGFIARKGLEKVPVVGLWMYILKCVLIDRKSLRQGKLAIEKGAEQIKKGTPMVIFPEGTRSKSYKMRPFKGGSFKLAFLSDATIVPLSIVGSFKLYEEYGAVRSHPVKVVIHKPIEIKSLSQEERITLPEKVQEIIASALPDA is encoded by the coding sequence ATGAGGAGTGTGGCTTTTCTTCTGTTTTTTATAGTGGGTCTCTTTACTATCTATGTTGTAACTCCGCTTTACTATATATTTAGTTTGTTTTCAAAAAGGCTTGCTAGTTATTTTCGCTGTGTTGCACCAACTGTGTGGGCAAAGTCTATTTTTATGATGGTGGGTGCTCCTGTTACGGTTGAGGGCAGAGAGAACCTTCCTGCGCATAACAGGATTTGCTTTGTTGCCAATCACGAGAGCTATGCAGATATCCCTCTTGTTTTTATTGCAACACGCAGATCCCCCGGGTTTATAGCCCGCAAAGGGCTTGAGAAGGTGCCAGTAGTAGGGTTATGGATGTACATCCTCAAGTGTGTGCTTATAGATAGAAAAAGCCTCAGACAGGGTAAGCTTGCCATAGAAAAAGGCGCAGAACAGATAAAAAAAGGTACTCCCATGGTGATTTTCCCAGAAGGTACGCGCTCCAAGAGCTACAAGATGCGTCCGTTTAAGGGCGGTAGCTTTAAGCTTGCGTTTTTATCTGATGCTACTATTGTTCCACTTAGTATTGTAGGAAGCTTCAAGCTGTATGAGGAATACGGGGCTGTAAGGTCTCATCCCGTAAAGGTGGTTATTCACAAACCAATAGAGATAAAAAGTCTTTCACAAGAGGAGCGCATAACTCTTCCAGAGAAGGTACAGGAGATTATTGCTTCTGCTCTTCCCGATGCCTAA
- a CDS encoding phospholipid carrier-dependent glycosyltransferase — MRKGVLLLVFLLLGGVFLSAEEVIKNPGFEEWNKDIPTAWALHTWKNIKGVVFERSDVSHSGKFSVYLENMVEEDSKVFQTVRVKPGALYRFSAWVKAEGVPREMLGANLSAMESMEHSMDVKDTGGRWQQIVVYARAGKNQDSVRLTLRLGGYGALSRGKVWFDDVSFVQVKAVPEGAQVIKLYREENIASVKHGFPLGKIVFVFLIYVFLAYFLYKRRNILTSRTGTKRYVAIMLGAAFLLRLLVAVSYPGHVTDMPTFYGWATELADKGIFSFYGSNTFKDYPPGYLYILYVAGLLIRLTGAAYGSWLSILLLKLPSMLIDLLSAFIIIRRFKDSRGLALATLYVFNPAVIYNSSLYGQVDSILGLLIMLVVLSYWDRRYVVSAMWLGIMLAIKPQAMLFAPIGLFFAVKVLVPVIKALFLKLINKDKGKIDFTQAIILTKALFACTGAYVILHVPFFIMYPAKFSELYMRIMSSYPFVSVNAANFWALMGYNWKTVLFKFFGIPFFVWQKVIQLVLLFSAAFVYFAEERGSLSDKIAYSGCKEKTRKTEDKLGEAETDTNKKESNIELSSVSTQVDKKPLYADKKVSENKSARKNTHNNKERNNTDNANDVYKSSPVITALFLAVLGFTFLMRMHERYLYPAIILSICAFLTTSRKGFLVLFFSLSFSNFINLAQVIYLAKTQSFVIEPDAALFLSSIICVISALGLILMLFPRITGAISTFISGIYKKLSTAHNKNNDASVAEDFLSRLKKEKTDKKTILMLTIITAVYSVVALINLGSASTPTTIYKPQVRDTYFVIEKKETKDTEGIAWYRGYGSGSYIVYTSQDRKNWKQVNKIENTNIWAEFGWQLLDLTQGKSDKYLLIRTEKPGQAIHEIILYNSDFKAIAVSMPESFRSPADEGIPENLIDEQTSWNGNIGFYTNMYFDEIYHARTAYEYAKGIRPLETTHPPLGKLIMSLGILIFKMTPFGWRIPGTLIGILMLPLIFLLAKELFKRNDLALITTALIATESLHFVQTRIATIDSYAVFFIILMYIPMVKYYLADNKEAGQFKKYAIPLMMSGIFFGLGAASKWTCIYAGGALAFLYFTKLGMAIYKKDITIQQAIINMLWAFVCFIALPAIIYSISYIPFAISEGVKNAPDLIKLIIREQKGMYVYHSQVKDPHPFASPWWQWPLMIKPMWYYSGQKYLPQGYISSILAVGNPFTFWIGSLSMLALIFFAKKDKTASLILILFAFQYLPWAISPRTVTFIYHFFTSTPFIILALAYILGFLANKFPHRKKLIFITAITISTILFAAFYPILSGAVISKNYASLLRWFNTWYFYQ; from the coding sequence GTGAGGAAGGGAGTTTTGCTTCTTGTTTTTTTGCTTCTGGGAGGGGTTTTTCTATCCGCAGAGGAGGTTATAAAAAATCCAGGTTTTGAGGAGTGGAATAAGGATATTCCTACTGCTTGGGCTCTGCATACGTGGAAGAATATAAAAGGGGTAGTTTTTGAGCGCTCGGATGTATCTCACAGCGGCAAGTTCTCTGTGTATTTGGAGAATATGGTAGAGGAGGACAGCAAGGTTTTTCAGACTGTACGGGTAAAGCCTGGGGCTTTGTACCGCTTTTCTGCCTGGGTAAAAGCAGAGGGAGTGCCAAGAGAGATGCTCGGTGCAAATTTGTCTGCTATGGAGTCCATGGAGCATTCTATGGATGTAAAGGATACAGGCGGAAGGTGGCAGCAAATTGTGGTTTATGCACGGGCGGGTAAGAATCAGGACTCAGTAAGGCTCACTCTTAGACTCGGGGGATATGGTGCCTTGAGCCGCGGTAAGGTGTGGTTTGACGATGTTTCTTTTGTACAGGTTAAGGCTGTACCAGAGGGTGCCCAGGTTATAAAGCTCTACAGAGAGGAGAATATTGCCTCAGTAAAGCATGGCTTTCCACTGGGAAAGATTGTTTTTGTGTTTCTTATATATGTTTTTCTTGCCTATTTCTTATATAAGAGGCGAAATATTCTTACCTCCAGGACAGGTACAAAAAGATATGTTGCAATCATGCTTGGAGCTGCTTTTCTTCTGAGACTGCTTGTTGCTGTTTCCTATCCAGGACATGTGACGGATATGCCAACTTTTTACGGCTGGGCAACAGAGCTTGCGGATAAGGGTATTTTTTCTTTTTATGGGAGTAATACTTTTAAGGATTATCCGCCAGGATATCTTTATATCCTATATGTTGCAGGACTTCTTATTAGGTTGACAGGAGCTGCTTACGGAAGCTGGCTTTCTATTCTACTTCTCAAGCTTCCGTCCATGCTGATTGACCTTTTATCCGCTTTTATAATAATACGGCGGTTTAAGGATTCTCGCGGGCTTGCTCTCGCCACTCTATATGTCTTTAATCCAGCTGTAATATACAATTCTTCTCTGTACGGACAGGTGGATAGCATATTGGGGCTGCTTATTATGCTTGTTGTTCTTTCCTATTGGGACAGACGATATGTAGTTTCTGCTATGTGGCTTGGGATTATGCTTGCCATAAAACCTCAGGCTATGCTCTTTGCACCTATAGGCTTGTTCTTTGCAGTAAAGGTGCTTGTACCTGTTATAAAGGCATTGTTTTTAAAACTGATAAACAAGGACAAGGGCAAAATAGATTTTACGCAAGCCATTATACTTACAAAGGCGCTTTTTGCGTGTACAGGTGCCTATGTTATACTGCATGTTCCTTTCTTTATCATGTATCCGGCAAAATTCTCCGAGCTTTATATGCGAATCATGTCTTCCTATCCTTTTGTCAGCGTAAACGCTGCTAATTTTTGGGCTCTTATGGGATACAACTGGAAGACTGTTCTCTTTAAGTTTTTCGGTATACCGTTCTTTGTATGGCAGAAAGTAATACAGCTTGTGCTTCTTTTTTCCGCCGCTTTTGTCTACTTTGCAGAAGAAAGAGGCAGCTTATCAGACAAAATAGCATACTCAGGCTGCAAAGAAAAAACAAGGAAAACAGAGGATAAACTCGGGGAGGCTGAGACAGATACTAATAAAAAAGAGTCGAACATAGAGCTCAGCTCCGTATCAACACAAGTAGATAAAAAGCCTCTTTATGCAGATAAAAAAGTCTCAGAAAACAAATCGGCAAGGAAGAATACACATAATAACAAAGAAAGAAATAATACAGACAATGCAAACGACGTATATAAAAGTTCGCCTGTCATAACAGCTCTGTTTCTTGCAGTATTGGGCTTTACTTTTCTTATGAGGATGCATGAGCGTTATCTCTATCCTGCTATTATCCTTTCTATTTGTGCCTTTCTGACAACCAGTCGCAAAGGCTTCCTTGTATTGTTTTTTTCCCTCAGTTTTTCCAACTTTATCAATCTGGCACAGGTCATATACCTTGCAAAAACACAAAGCTTTGTCATAGAGCCGGATGCCGCCCTGTTTTTATCTTCTATCATCTGTGTTATAAGTGCGTTGGGACTAATCCTCATGCTTTTCCCACGTATAACAGGAGCAATAAGTACTTTTATATCCGGTATATACAAAAAATTGTCTACAGCTCACAACAAGAACAACGATGCCTCTGTAGCAGAAGATTTTCTTAGTAGACTAAAAAAAGAAAAAACAGATAAAAAGACTATTCTAATGCTCACAATAATTACTGCAGTATATTCTGTAGTAGCACTCATAAACCTGGGCTCTGCCTCTACTCCAACTACAATCTATAAACCACAGGTTAGAGACACTTATTTTGTTATAGAAAAAAAAGAAACCAAGGATACGGAAGGCATAGCATGGTACAGAGGATACGGCTCGGGAAGCTACATAGTCTACACATCACAGGACAGAAAAAACTGGAAACAAGTTAATAAAATAGAAAACACCAATATATGGGCTGAATTTGGCTGGCAGCTTCTAGATTTGACACAGGGGAAAAGCGACAAATACCTTCTTATCAGAACAGAAAAGCCCGGACAAGCCATACATGAGATTATTCTTTATAACAGCGATTTTAAAGCAATCGCAGTCAGCATGCCGGAGAGCTTTAGAAGCCCTGCTGATGAGGGAATACCTGAGAATCTCATAGATGAGCAGACAAGCTGGAACGGTAATATTGGCTTTTACACTAACATGTACTTTGACGAGATATACCATGCTAGAACTGCCTATGAGTACGCAAAAGGAATACGTCCACTTGAGACAACACACCCTCCTCTAGGCAAACTAATAATGTCACTGGGAATTCTTATATTTAAGATGACACCCTTTGGCTGGCGCATACCTGGCACACTCATAGGGATACTCATGCTCCCTCTCATCTTTCTTCTTGCAAAAGAGCTGTTTAAAAGAAATGACCTAGCCCTTATTACAACAGCCCTTATTGCAACAGAAAGCCTACACTTTGTGCAAACACGTATAGCTACAATAGACAGCTATGCGGTATTTTTTATCATCCTAATGTACATACCAATGGTAAAATACTATCTTGCAGACAACAAAGAAGCAGGACAGTTTAAAAAGTACGCAATACCACTTATGATGTCCGGCATCTTCTTTGGACTTGGAGCAGCTTCCAAGTGGACATGCATATACGCAGGAGGAGCACTGGCCTTTCTGTATTTTACAAAGCTGGGCATGGCAATCTACAAAAAAGACATAACAATACAACAAGCTATTATCAATATGCTGTGGGCATTTGTATGCTTTATTGCATTACCGGCAATAATCTACAGTATAAGCTACATACCCTTTGCCATATCAGAAGGGGTAAAAAACGCTCCAGACCTTATAAAACTAATAATAAGAGAACAAAAAGGCATGTACGTATATCACAGCCAGGTAAAAGACCCACACCCCTTTGCCTCGCCATGGTGGCAATGGCCTCTTATGATAAAACCAATGTGGTACTATTCTGGACAAAAATATCTTCCACAAGGCTACATATCCAGCATATTAGCAGTTGGAAACCCGTTCACCTTCTGGATAGGAAGTCTTAGCATGCTGGCACTCATCTTTTTTGCAAAAAAAGATAAAACAGCAAGCCTGATACTAATACTATTTGCCTTCCAGTATCTTCCATGGGCAATAAGCCCTCGTACGGTAACATTTATATACCACTTTTTTACATCAACACCATTTATAATACTGGCACTGGCATACATCCTAGGCTTTCTTGCAAACAAATTTCCGCACAGGAAAAAACTCATATTCATAACCGCAATAACAATAAGCACAATACTATTTGCCGCATTTTATCCCATACTAAGCGGAGCAGTTATAAGCAAAAACTATGCAAGCCTGCTTAGATGGTTTAACACATGGTATTTTTACCAGTAA
- a CDS encoding glycosyltransferase family 2 protein, which translates to MVSIIIPVFNEEEVLNELYKRITTVMDSTKEDYELVFIDDGSSDNTYSMLKELHKKDRRCKIIHFSRNFGHQIAITAGMDYCKGDAIVIIDADLQDPPELIPEMLEKWKQGAQIVHAKRKKRKGESIFKKATAAIFYRTLKALTNVEIPVDVGDFRLMDKKVVQSLRSMRERNRFVRGLVSWTGYKQAEVTYIRDPRFAGTTKYPLKKMIRFALNGITSFSDKPLKIASLLGFLLSTAGFIYMLYVLYQKLFTTQVVQGWTTIVVLILVFNGFTLLSLGILGEYVGRIYEEIKQRPLYIIEESLGLEDSKE; encoded by the coding sequence ATGGTATCCATCATAATACCCGTATTTAACGAAGAAGAAGTTCTCAACGAACTCTATAAAAGAATCACAACAGTAATGGACAGTACAAAAGAAGACTATGAGCTTGTATTCATAGATGACGGAAGCAGTGACAACACATACTCCATGTTAAAAGAATTGCATAAAAAAGACAGAAGATGCAAAATTATTCACTTTTCACGCAACTTTGGACACCAGATAGCAATAACAGCAGGCATGGACTACTGCAAAGGAGACGCTATAGTCATAATAGACGCAGACCTGCAAGATCCACCAGAACTAATACCAGAAATGCTGGAAAAATGGAAACAAGGAGCACAGATAGTACATGCAAAAAGAAAAAAAAGAAAAGGAGAAAGCATCTTTAAAAAAGCAACAGCCGCCATATTTTACAGAACGCTCAAAGCACTCACAAACGTAGAAATACCAGTTGACGTAGGGGACTTTAGACTCATGGATAAAAAAGTAGTCCAGTCATTAAGAAGCATGAGAGAAAGAAACCGCTTTGTGCGAGGACTGGTAAGCTGGACAGGCTACAAACAAGCAGAAGTAACATACATACGCGACCCGCGCTTTGCAGGCACAACCAAATATCCGCTCAAAAAAATGATACGCTTTGCACTCAACGGCATAACATCCTTCTCCGACAAACCCCTCAAGATAGCAAGCCTTCTTGGCTTTCTGCTCTCAACAGCAGGCTTTATCTACATGCTCTACGTACTTTACCAGAAATTATTTACAACACAAGTCGTACAAGGATGGACAACAATAGTTGTTTTGATACTTGTATTCAACGGATTCACCCTCCTCTCACTTGGAATATTAGGAGAATACGTAGGCAGAATATACGAAGAAATAAAACAGCGCCCTCTATACATAATAGAAGAAAGCCTTGGCTTAGAGGACTCAAAAGAATGA
- a CDS encoding GtrA family protein: MKKPHILQFLKYNAVGILNTTIDITTFAILTAMGLAAEISQIISYTLGMANSYLLNRYWTFAKKETPTHKEALRFIIVNLTGLAISIATISLTKITLGSTETGNTMIAKWPVYTIAGKALAMALSIGITFPLNKNWVFKK; this comes from the coding sequence ATGAAAAAACCCCACATCCTGCAGTTTTTAAAATACAACGCAGTAGGCATCCTTAACACAACAATAGACATAACAACCTTTGCCATACTAACAGCAATGGGCCTTGCAGCAGAAATATCGCAGATAATATCCTACACACTTGGCATGGCAAACAGCTACCTGCTCAACCGATACTGGACATTTGCAAAAAAAGAAACCCCCACACACAAAGAGGCCTTGAGATTCATAATCGTTAATCTCACAGGACTTGCCATATCTATAGCAACAATAAGCCTCACAAAAATAACACTAGGCAGCACAGAAACCGGGAACACAATGATAGCAAAATGGCCCGTATACACAATAGCAGGAAAAGCACTTGCAATGGCTCTAAGCATAGGCATAACATTTCCACTCAACAAAAACTGGGTATTTAAAAAATAA
- a CDS encoding cellulase family glycosylhydrolase, with product MKRWFLSFFILFALIMGAVSCSLDTDTAYYLAELPSRAISAGIAASEIRGINHAHTWYTDKLESSLMGIKNWGANTVRVVLSNGYRWTKNSASDVKNIINLARTIGYSYLVLEVHDTTGYGEDSAACSLADAVSYWKEIKSVLIGNEDFVIINIGNEPYGNRNYQNWITDTKNAISSLRAAGFTHTIMIDAPNWGQDWSFTMRDNALSVAAADSLNNLIFSIHMYGVFDTPAEVESYMKVFKDMGLPLVVGEFGNMHSDGNPDEDAIVSYAVRYGVGLMGWSWSGNGGGVEYLDMVNSFDAANPTSWGLWFKNNVLSSSTPTPTPTPTPTPTPTPTPSITPTSGSYVMISLPFVFNGKGEFFWKTDGFAVSQNWNAQLNSWNLDLLDINGVDCKNKFMYQWQIPAASDGLWYIHYKSSVDWGHVHINSY from the coding sequence ATGAAACGATGGTTTTTATCTTTTTTTATTCTTTTTGCTCTTATTATGGGAGCGGTTTCCTGTTCGCTAGATACGGATACGGCTTATTATCTTGCCGAATTGCCTTCCAGGGCGATAAGTGCAGGTATTGCCGCATCTGAGATAAGGGGAATAAATCATGCCCATACTTGGTATACGGATAAGCTTGAGAGTTCACTTATGGGCATAAAGAACTGGGGAGCAAATACTGTACGTGTTGTTTTGTCCAATGGGTATAGATGGACAAAAAACTCTGCAAGTGATGTGAAAAACATAATCAATCTTGCAAGAACTATTGGTTATTCTTATCTTGTGCTTGAGGTGCATGATACTACAGGGTATGGAGAGGATAGTGCTGCCTGTTCGCTTGCTGATGCTGTTTCTTATTGGAAGGAGATAAAATCTGTTCTTATTGGTAATGAGGATTTTGTCATAATTAATATTGGTAATGAGCCTTATGGTAACAGAAATTATCAAAACTGGATAACGGATACAAAGAATGCTATTTCTTCTCTTAGGGCTGCTGGTTTTACCCACACCATAATGATAGATGCTCCCAACTGGGGACAGGATTGGTCTTTTACCATGAGAGATAATGCGCTTTCTGTTGCTGCGGCGGATTCTCTTAATAATCTTATTTTTTCAATACATATGTACGGAGTTTTTGATACTCCTGCCGAGGTTGAGTCTTATATGAAGGTATTTAAGGACATGGGGCTGCCTCTTGTTGTAGGGGAGTTTGGCAATATGCATAGCGATGGTAATCCCGATGAGGATGCAATTGTCTCTTATGCTGTCCGTTATGGTGTTGGTCTTATGGGCTGGAGTTGGAGCGGCAATGGAGGCGGGGTAGAGTATCTTGATATGGTTAATAGTTTTGATGCTGCAAATCCTACTTCCTGGGGGTTATGGTTTAAGAATAATGTTCTTTCTTCTTCGACACCAACACCGACACCAACACCGACACCAACACCGACACCAACACCGACACCAAGTATTACTCCTACTTCCGGTTCTTATGTGATGATTTCTTTGCCTTTTGTTTTTAATGGTAAGGGGGAGTTTTTTTGGAAGACTGATGGTTTTGCTGTCTCTCAGAACTGGAATGCACAGCTTAATTCTTGGAATCTCGATTTGTTGGATATAAATGGTGTAGATTGTAAGAATAAGTTTATGTATCAGTGGCAGATTCCTGCTGCTTCCGATGGCTTATGGTATATTCATTATAAGTCTTCTGTTGATTGGGGGCATGTCCATATTAATTCTTACTAG
- a CDS encoding cellulase family glycosylhydrolase: protein MKIFLNLSEKKSLYIVGIIFLLSLFVSCSQEVLFSDTESMNIQRAVSFVPSGFVYAEGTNFILDGKPFYVTGANTYDLFTFGDGSNTGSTDLIERLFMDKARIDAHFENLAADGVNVLRIWGFSHEVWHGFEPEKGVYSEPQFMLFDYILDSARRHGVRIIITLENYWEAYGGIDQRLKWEGLPYGSHAARAIFFTNLGCKEQYRNYVRHFVTRVNHYTGIAYKDDPTIFAWELMNEPRYQDVAESVPGEHLRAWVDEMAAFIKALDPNHMVGTGLEGHELKYGFGGDEGNPFVYIHQSPYIDFCSAHPYPTEHWAREQLLSHYGVSDLLTATQLLIKAWVDDAHKVIGKPLLLGEWNSHDTDRLVFWRGVFDAIEQYDVDGSLFWWYTDRLVDPKFGVMAGAPELAVFREHAAYMAAKSEATPVPTTPVPTTPVPTTPVPTTPVPTTPVPTTPVPSHPPYEYITLPMIYDGSGEFFWKTDAFSRTANWGRFINSWNIELLDINGTDYSNLWVAQHTITPNEDGFWYIHFKSSVDWSHLEIK, encoded by the coding sequence ATGAAAATTTTTTTAAACTTATCAGAGAAAAAATCTCTGTACATTGTGGGAATAATATTCCTGCTTTCCTTATTTGTCTCCTGTTCTCAGGAGGTCTTATTTTCTGATACAGAGTCCATGAACATACAAAGAGCAGTCTCTTTTGTTCCTTCAGGTTTTGTTTATGCAGAAGGTACCAACTTTATTCTCGATGGAAAACCCTTTTATGTTACTGGAGCTAACACCTATGATTTGTTTACGTTTGGTGATGGCAGTAATACAGGAAGTACGGACCTTATAGAACGTCTATTTATGGACAAGGCAAGGATAGATGCACATTTTGAGAATCTTGCAGCAGATGGTGTCAATGTTCTTAGGATATGGGGCTTTTCCCATGAGGTGTGGCATGGCTTTGAACCGGAAAAAGGAGTCTACAGTGAACCTCAGTTTATGCTATTTGACTACATTCTTGATTCTGCAAGAAGACATGGTGTGAGAATAATAATCACTCTGGAAAATTATTGGGAGGCCTATGGTGGAATAGACCAGAGATTAAAATGGGAAGGTCTTCCCTATGGCAGTCATGCGGCACGGGCAATATTTTTTACCAATCTCGGATGTAAAGAACAGTACAGAAACTATGTTAGGCATTTTGTAACAAGAGTCAATCATTATACGGGTATAGCCTATAAAGATGATCCAACTATATTTGCATGGGAACTTATGAATGAGCCACGTTACCAGGATGTGGCGGAGAGCGTTCCAGGTGAGCACCTCAGGGCGTGGGTTGATGAAATGGCAGCATTTATCAAGGCTCTTGACCCTAACCATATGGTTGGCACAGGGTTGGAGGGACATGAACTCAAGTACGGGTTTGGAGGTGATGAGGGCAATCCCTTTGTCTATATCCATCAGTCACCTTATATAGACTTTTGTTCTGCTCATCCGTATCCCACCGAGCATTGGGCCAGAGAGCAGCTTCTTTCTCACTATGGAGTGAGTGATCTGCTTACGGCAACACAGCTTCTGATAAAGGCTTGGGTTGATGATGCTCACAAGGTTATCGGCAAACCCCTTCTGCTTGGAGAATGGAACAGCCATGATACGGACAGGCTTGTTTTTTGGAGAGGAGTTTTTGATGCTATTGAGCAGTATGATGTAGATGGAAGTCTTTTCTGGTGGTATACGGACAGGCTTGTAGATCCTAAGTTTGGAGTTATGGCCGGAGCTCCGGAACTTGCTGTCTTTAGAGAACATGCGGCATATATGGCTGCAAAGAGCGAAGCTACACCTGTCCCAACTACACCTGTCCCAACTACACCTGTCCCAACTACACCTGTCCCAACTACACCTGTCCCAACTACACCTGTCCCAACTACACCTGTCCCAAGTCACCCGCCTTATGAGTATATAACTTTGCCTATGATTTATGATGGCAGTGGTGAATTTTTTTGGAAAACTGATGCTTTTTCTAGGACTGCGAATTGGGGAAGGTTTATCAACTCATGGAATATTGAGCTTCTGGATATTAATGGTACGGATTATTCCAACCTGTGGGTTGCTCAGCATACCATAACTCCTAATGAAGATGGTTTCTGGTATATACATTTTAAGTCTTCTGTAGACTGGTCTCATCTCGAAATAAAATGA
- a CDS encoding iron-sulfur cluster assembly scaffold protein, with protein MSDWLYSDIVQEHFMNPKNVLDVPEDEFSPDGRGLVGNVQCGDQMLVVIKVENDMIIDCRWKTYGCASAIASTSMLSEAVKGMHIKDAYKITPDQIVERLGGLPEHKIHCSVLGDKALRAAIEDYLKRTGREGEIEKQAAKVVCNCLNITEQDIESMVRDHGVRTWEELQEHTKIGTVCGKCKPKADELLHQFTHLYG; from the coding sequence ATGAGCGATTGGCTTTATTCTGATATTGTGCAGGAACATTTTATGAATCCTAAGAATGTTTTAGATGTTCCTGAGGATGAGTTTTCTCCCGATGGCAGGGGGCTTGTTGGTAATGTACAGTGTGGCGACCAGATGCTTGTTGTTATCAAGGTTGAGAATGATATGATTATTGACTGCAGATGGAAGACGTATGGCTGTGCTAGTGCTATTGCTTCTACATCCATGTTGTCTGAAGCTGTAAAGGGCATGCACATCAAGGATGCCTATAAGATAACCCCGGATCAGATTGTGGAGCGTCTTGGTGGACTCCCTGAGCATAAAATACATTGCTCCGTTCTTGGAGATAAAGCGCTGCGTGCGGCGATAGAGGATTATCTTAAGCGCACAGGTCGCGAAGGAGAGATAGAAAAACAGGCTGCAAAAGTAGTGTGCAACTGTCTCAATATAACTGAGCAGGATATAGAGTCCATGGTACGTGACCACGGCGTCAGAACATGGGAAGAATTACAGGAGCACACCAAGATAGGCACTGTATGCGGCAAATGCAAACCCAAGGCAGATGAGCTTTTGCATCAGTTTACACACCTCTATGGTTGA